In the genome of Deltaproteobacteria bacterium CG2_30_66_27, the window GGAACGCCTCCGGGAGAAGCGCCGCGGACGTGGTGACGAGGAAGACGTCCGCCGCGGGGGAAGCGTCGCCTCCTTCGCCGAGGAGCATCAGCAGCCGCTCCACACCGATCGCGAATCCGATGGCGGGCACGCGCTCCTTCCCGCCGAGCAGCTGCGCGAGCCCGTCGTAGCGCCCGCCGGCCGCCACGGTGTTCTGGGCCCCCATCCCGGGGATCACGAACTCGAACGTGGTGCGCCGGTAATAGTCGAGCCCGCGGACCATGCGCGGATTCCGTGAAAAAGGAACCCCGGCCGAGGAGAGGGCGCCCTCGACCGCGGCGAAATGGTCGCGGCACGGCCCGCACAGCGAATCGAGGATCGACGGTGCGTTCGCCGTGGCGCGGACGCAACGCTCCGCCTTGCAGTCGAGCACCCGCAGCGGGTTCCGCTCCCTCCGCCGGCGGCAGTCGTCGCACAGATCGGCGTCGCGCGCCGCGAGGTATTCGGTCAACCGCGCGTGGTAGGCGGGACGGCACTCCGGGTCGCCGAGCGAGTTGATCTCGAGGGATACCCCGCGCAGGCCTGTCCCCGCGAGGAATCCGTGCAGGAACGCCATCGTCTCGGCGTCGGCGTACGGCGCGTCGGTGCCGAACAGCTCCGCGCCCATCTGATGGAACTGCCGCATCCGCCCCTTCTGCGGGCGCTCGTGCCGGAACATCGGGCCGATGTAGAAGAGGCGGACCGGTCCCTCGCCCGTGCCGGGCCGGTGGTCGAGGAACGCGCGGACCACCGACGCGGTCCCCTCGGGGCGCACCGTCAGGCTCTCCCCGGACCGGTCGGTGAAGGTGTACATCTCCTTCTCGACGATGTCGGTCGTCTCCCCCACCGCCCGCGCGAAGAGCTCGGTGCGCTCGAGCAGCGGGGTCCGGATCTCCCGGAAGCGGTACCGCGCTGCGTGGGCCCGGAACGACGCCTCGAGAGCCGCCCACTGTTCGGACTCGGGGGGAAGGATGTCCTTCATCCCCCGGACGGTCGTCAATGTCATGGGACGTTCCGGGTGTGGGCCAGGTAGACGACGTTCCGGGTGGATTCCTTCCCGCGGTACATCGCCTGGTCCGCAAGGTTGAGCAGGGTCTGCTTCGTGGTCGCGTGCTCGGGGAACGCGGCGATCCCGATGGAGATCGTCAACCGGATCCCGAGGCTCGCCTCCTTGGCGAACGTCTCCGCCTCGATCATCTTCCTCATCCGCTCCGCGACGAACATCGCCTCGTCCGCGTTCGTCTCGACAAGGAGGACGACGAACTCGTCCCCGCCGTAGCGGACCACCGTGTCGGAATCCCGGACACAGGCGCGCAGGACCGCCCCCACCTCCACCAGCACGCGGCTACCGACAAGATGCCCGTGGGCGTCGTTGACCCTCTTGAAAAAGTCGATATCCATGAAGAGGACGCAGAAGAAGTTCCGATACCGTTCGGAACGCTTCATCTCGCGATCGAGGACCACGTTGAGGTAGCGGCCGTTGTAGAGCTTGGTCAGGTCGTCGATGTAGATCAGGCTCTGCGCCTGCGCGCCGCGCTCCGCGTTGATCAGCGCGAGGCGCGCCTGCCGCTGGAAGAAGTTGAGGAGCGGAGAGTTGAGGACCTCCGCGTCGGGAGTGCCCCGCAGCCCCAGCACGGCGTACAGACGGGACCCCGGGGCGAGGTCGAACGGCACGGAAAGAAGGATGCGGTTCTCCGCGAGGAAGTCCGCGGCGTCGGGCGCGGACGCGTTCAGCGTGTC includes:
- a CDS encoding histidine--tRNA ligase, translated to MTLTTVRGMKDILPPESEQWAALEASFRAHAARYRFREIRTPLLERTELFARAVGETTDIVEKEMYTFTDRSGESLTVRPEGTASVVRAFLDHRPGTGEGPVRLFYIGPMFRHERPQKGRMRQFHQMGAELFGTDAPYADAETMAFLHGFLAGTGLRGVSLEINSLGDPECRPAYHARLTEYLAARDADLCDDCRRRRERNPLRVLDCKAERCVRATANAPSILDSLCGPCRDHFAAVEGALSSAGVPFSRNPRMVRGLDYYRRTTFEFVIPGMGAQNTVAAGGRYDGLAQLLGGKERVPAIGFAIGVERLLMLLGEGGDASPAADVFLVTTSAALLPEAFRRKMELVAAGVRADMDYEGRSLKSQFRRAGRSGAKVVLVLGEEEARRGAVGYRDMAKGIQEEIPAEEAMRRLRGFPKEG